A window from Flavobacterium gyeonganense encodes these proteins:
- a CDS encoding proline dehydrogenase family protein codes for MEKIFDNTQVAFSLKSDTELDRAYFLFKMIDSEPLVRIGTAVTNFAIKAHLPVEGLIRATVFDHFCGGINEHDCLTVVDKMFIKGVSSVLDYSVEGKEEEVQFDAALEMTLKTIEFAKERLAIPFAVFKPTGLGRFELYEKLGEKQTLNAAEQEEWNRVVTRFDQVCSEAHKKDVALLIDGEESWMQDAADDLVTEMMRKYNKEKAIVFNTLQMYRWDRLDYLKKLHEVAKNEDFFIGMKLVRGAYMEKENKRAEEKGYVSPICVSKEATDENYDAAVLYMLEHLDKMSIFAGTHNELSSYKLMELMQQKGISKSDNRIWFGQLYGMSDNISYNLAENGYNVAKYLPFGPVKDVMPYLIRRAEENTSVAGQTSRELSMIKAERKRRKEK; via the coding sequence ATGGAAAAAATATTCGATAATACTCAGGTTGCCTTTTCGTTAAAAAGCGATACAGAACTTGACAGGGCTTACTTTCTTTTTAAAATGATTGACAGCGAACCTTTGGTTAGGATAGGAACAGCGGTTACTAATTTTGCTATTAAAGCGCATCTTCCGGTAGAAGGTTTGATCCGTGCCACTGTATTTGATCATTTTTGCGGCGGTATAAACGAACACGACTGTTTAACTGTAGTGGATAAAATGTTTATCAAAGGGGTTTCATCTGTATTAGATTATTCAGTTGAAGGAAAAGAAGAAGAAGTACAATTTGATGCTGCTTTAGAAATGACATTAAAAACTATTGAATTTGCAAAAGAACGCCTTGCGATTCCGTTTGCAGTATTTAAGCCAACAGGTTTAGGACGTTTTGAATTGTATGAGAAATTAGGCGAAAAACAAACTTTAAATGCTGCTGAACAAGAAGAGTGGAATAGAGTTGTAACTCGTTTTGACCAGGTATGCAGTGAAGCACATAAAAAAGATGTAGCATTATTAATTGATGGGGAAGAAAGCTGGATGCAGGATGCAGCTGATGATTTAGTTACCGAAATGATGCGTAAATACAATAAAGAAAAAGCAATTGTATTTAATACGTTACAAATGTATCGTTGGGATCGTTTGGATTATTTGAAAAAACTGCATGAGGTTGCTAAAAATGAAGACTTTTTTATTGGAATGAAATTAGTTCGTGGTGCTTATATGGAAAAAGAAAACAAAAGGGCGGAAGAAAAGGGATATGTTTCGCCAATTTGTGTTTCTAAAGAAGCTACGGATGAAAATTATGATGCAGCAGTACTTTATATGTTGGAACATCTTGACAAAATGTCAATTTTTGCTGGAACCCACAATGAATTGAGTTCTTATAAACTAATGGAATTGATGCAACAAAAAGGAATTTCAAAAAGTGATAACAGAATTTGGTTTGGACAATTATACGGAATGAGTGATAACATCAGTTATAATCTTGCAGAGAATGGATATAATGTTGCAAAATATTTGCCTTTCGGACCTGTAAAAGACGTGATGCCGTACCTGATTCGCCGCGCTGAAGAAAATACTTCTGTAGCCGGACAAACGAGCCGTGAATTGTCTATGATTAAGGCTGAACGTAAAAGAAGAAAAGAAAAATAA